The following proteins come from a genomic window of Pseudomonas cichorii:
- a CDS encoding type 1 glutamine amidotransferase domain-containing protein, which translates to MKILMVLTSHDQLGNTGKKTGFWLEEFAAPYYTFIDAGAEVVVASPAGGQPPLDPKSDLPDFQTELTHRFKADPAAQQVLATTVKLDSVSQQDFDTVFYPGGHGPLWDLAESKRSIELIESFERANKPIGFVCHAPGVLRHVKAANGEPLIKGRRVTGFTNGEEEAVELTDVVPFLIEDEFIALGGLYEKGPDWQPYLVEDGKLVTGQNPASSEAVAKALLKQLA; encoded by the coding sequence ATGAAAATCCTGATGGTACTGACCTCTCACGATCAACTGGGCAACACCGGCAAGAAAACCGGTTTCTGGCTCGAAGAATTCGCAGCGCCTTACTACACCTTCATCGACGCCGGTGCCGAAGTGGTGGTGGCTTCGCCTGCTGGCGGCCAGCCTCCTCTGGACCCGAAAAGCGACCTGCCGGATTTCCAGACCGAACTGACCCATCGCTTCAAGGCTGACCCGGCAGCTCAACAAGTACTGGCGACCACCGTGAAGCTGGACAGCGTCAGCCAGCAGGATTTCGACACGGTTTTCTATCCAGGCGGCCACGGCCCGCTCTGGGACCTGGCAGAGTCGAAGCGTTCCATCGAACTGATCGAGTCCTTTGAGCGCGCCAACAAGCCAATCGGTTTCGTCTGCCATGCGCCAGGCGTATTGCGTCACGTCAAGGCTGCCAATGGCGAGCCGTTGATCAAAGGCCGTCGCGTCACCGGCTTTACCAATGGCGAGGAAGAAGCGGTAGAACTGACCGATGTCGTCCCCTTCCTCATCGAAGACGAGTTCATCGCCCTGGGCGGCCTCTATGAGAAAGGTCCCGACTGGCAGCCCTACCTGGTTGAAGACGGCAAGCTGGTGACTGGCCAGAACCCGGCCAGCTCGGAAGCCGTCGCCAAGGCGTTGCTGAAACAACTGGCGTAA